In Lemur catta isolate mLemCat1 chromosome 1, mLemCat1.pri, whole genome shotgun sequence, one DNA window encodes the following:
- the LOC123637585 gene encoding olfactory receptor 7A17-like, with translation MEPGNQTAISKFLLLGLSEDMDLQPILLGLFLSMYLITVFGNLFIILAVISDSHLHTPMYFFLSNLSFADICFTSSTVPKMLVNIQAHSKAITYKGCLTQMCFFLIFGGLDSLLLTVMAYDRFVAICHPLRYTVIMNPRLCGLLLLLSWLICLTYSLLQSLMVLTVSFCQEIEIPHYFCELAQILKLACSDTLVNDILLYFLSALLGVIPLTGILFSYSRIISSIMCISSAGGKYKAFSTCGSHLSVISLFYGAGLGVYLTSGTAQPSRRGSIASVMYTMVTPMLNPFIYSLRNRDMKGALRRLFGRGTCSLSEIMEVRP, from the coding sequence ATGGAACCAGGGAACCAAACAGCTATTTCAAAATTCCTCCTTCTGGGACTTTCAGAAGATATGGACCTGCAGCCCATCCTCCTTGGGCTGTTCCTGTCCATGTACCTGATCACTGTGTTCGGGAACCTGTTCATCATCCTGGCCGTCATCTCTGACTCTCACCTCCACACCCCCATGTATTTCTTCCTCTCCAACCTGTCCTTTGCTGACATCTGTTTCACCTCCTCCACGGTGCCCAAGATGTTAGTGAACATCCAGGCGCACAGCAAAGCCATCACATACAAAGGCTGCCTCACCCAGATgtgttttttcttgatttttggtGGGCTAGATAGTTTGCTACTGACGGTGATGGCCTATGACCGGTTCGTGGCCATCTGTCACCCCCTGCGCTACACGGTCATCATGAACCCCAGGCTCTGTGGTCTTCTGCTTCTCCTTTCTTGGTTAATCTGCTTGACGTATTCTCTGCTGCAAAGTTTGATGGTTTTGACAGTGTCCTTCTGCCAAGAAATAGAAATCCCCCACTACTTCTGTGAACTTGCTCAGATCCTCAAGCTCGCTTGCTCTGACACCCTTGTTAATGACATCCTGCTATATTTTCTATCTGCTCTGCTCGGTGTTATTCCCCTGACTGGGatccttttttcttattctagaaTTATCTCCTCCATAATGTGCATTTCCTCTGCTGGAGGGAAGTACAAAGCCTTTTCCACCTGTGGGTCTCACCTCTCCGTCATCTCCTTGTTCTATGGTGCAGGCCTTGGGGTCTACCTAACTTCTGGAACAGCCCAGCCCTCCAGAAGGGGTTCAATAGCCTCGGTGATGTACACCATGGTCACCCCCATGCTGAACCCCTtcatctacagcctgaggaacagGGACATGAAAGGGGCTCTGAGGAGACTTTTCGGCAGAGGAACTTGCTCTCTCAGTGAGATCATGGAAGTCAGGCCCTGA
- the LOC123635793 gene encoding olfactory receptor 7D2 — MEAENQTGVTEFILLGLSEDLELQSILFGLFLSMYLITVLGNLLIILATISDSHLHTPMYFFLSNLSFIDVCFSTSIIPKMLVDMQTGSKAISYRDCLTQVYFTMFFPILDTLLLTMMAYDRFVAICHPLHYMVIMNPRLCALLVFVTWFIGVMTSLLHISLMTHLTFCKNLDIPHFFCELTQILKLACSDTFLHSVLIYFMTGALGVFPLLGILASYLRIASSIRKMSSSGGKQKAFSTCGSHLSVVSLFYGTGVGVYFTSAVTHSSQKISVASVMYTVVTPMLNPFIYSLRNKDMKGALGRLLGKAASCL; from the coding sequence ATGGAAGCAGAAAACCAAACAGGAGTCACAGAGTTCATTCTCCTTGGACTCTCCGAGGATCTAGAACTACAGTCCATTCTCTTCGGGCTGTTCCTGTCCATGTACCTGATCACTGTGCTCGGGAACCTGCTCATCATCCTGGCCACTATCTCAGACTCCCACctgcacacccccatgtacttcttcctctccaacCTGTCCTTTATCGATGTCTGTTTCAGCACCAGCATAATCCCCAAGATGCTTGTGGACATGCAGACAGGGAGCAAAGCCATCTCCTACAGGGACTGCCTCACTCAGGTGTATTTTACCATGTTTTTTCCCATCCTGGACACCCTCCTCCTGACCATGATGGCCTATGACCGGTTTGTGGCCATCTGTCATCCCCTGCACTACATGGTCATCATGAACCCCCGCCTCTGTGCCCTGCTGGTTTTTGTCACCTGGTTCATTGGCGTCATGACGTCCCTTCTCCATATTTCTCTGATGACGCATCTGACCTTCTGCAAAAATCTTGACATTCCACATTTTTTCTGTGAACTGACGCAGATCCTCAAGCTGGCCTGCTCCGACACCTTCCTCCACAGCGTGCTGATATATTTTATGACTGGTGCGCTGGGTGTTTTTCCCCTTCTTGGGATCCTTGCGTCTTACTTGCGAATTGCTTCATCCATAAGGAAGATGTCCTCATCCGGGGGGAAGCAAAAAGCCTTTTCCACCTGCGGGTCTCACCTGTCCGTCGTTTCTTTATTTTATGGGACAGGTGTTGGGGTCTATTTCACTTCTGCAGTGACTCACTCCTCCCAGAAGATCTCCGTGGCCTCAGTGATGTACACAGTGGTCACCCCCATGCTGAACCCCTtcatctacagcctgaggaacaaGGACATGAAAGGGGCCCTGGGAAGACTGCTTGGCAAAGCAGCCTCCTGTCTGTGA